From a region of the Podarcis muralis chromosome 16, rPodMur119.hap1.1, whole genome shotgun sequence genome:
- the LOC144325869 gene encoding uncharacterized protein LOC144325869, translating into MLLKPSKQGPSSQLENQLACVVHGACNLVQVSWDVPGGLPHEAWTLLGKNNSGSLTFVSLLRFPMELHSGGGNITCEVRFNSSSTSVKRTAMFNASSSTDDNGNCQVYRVSFAVVGVLASLLIFLSFIWIRIGPGCHTKISGPPPSEEIQDEISYGQLVFQARPKM; encoded by the exons ATGCTTTTAAAACCCTCTAAGCAAGGCCCGTCTTCCCAGCTGGAAAACCAGCTCGCTTGCGTGGTCCATGGAGCGTGCAACTTAGTCCAGGTTTCCTGGGACGTCCCGGGAGGTCTCCCTCATGAGGCCTGGACCCTTTTAGGAAAAAACAACAGTGGGTCCTTAACCTTCGTCAGTCTCCTTCGCTTCCCCATGGAATTACACAGCGGTGGGGGAAATATCACCTGCGAAGTCAGGTTCAACTCCTCCAGCACCAGCGTGAAAAGGACCGCCATGTTCAATGCAT CTTCTTCCACAGATGATAACGGGAACTGCCAAGTCTACAGAGTGTCGTTTGCTGTCGTTGGAGTGTTGGCATCACTGCTCATCTTTCTGAGTTTTATTTGGATCCGAATTGGCCCAG GGTGTCACACCAAGATCTCTGGACCTCCTCCTTCAGAGGAAATACAG
- the LOC144325824 gene encoding uncharacterized protein LOC144325824 isoform X2 codes for MVLHFAAMILLLLHTAGSQGITEFPQRLARISAPPGATVNISCNIPEETFMSVVSWYKEEQEGGLRKIADIYTTQKPGAKTPSQVNLTRHNVQGRDSGVYYCAGAMHQKFTFLSGVRLIVLGTSGPRLSLLAPSAAEDTELSHHVPLLCLLTDANPDEDTFSWDIGGETSEDQKDGYMIDGEGDFTIWSLKLIPQERWSQGVAYSCSDQEKRNISAVVPLNTVSAGTCFLTLYYRVPCLVIILWIPPLVLCFRKRLGRAE; via the exons ATGGTCTTGCATTTTGCAGCGATGATTCTGCTCCTTCTGCATA ctgctggatcacAGGGGATCACCGAATTCCCGCAGAGGCTGGCAAGGATCTCAGCACCTCCTGGCGCCACTGTCAACATCAGCTGCAACATTCCAGAAGAAACTTTTATGTCGGTAGTGAGCTGGTACAAAGAGGAACAGGAAGGGGGACTGCGTAAGATTGCAGACATTTATACCACTCAAAAACCAGGAGCAAAAACCCCAAGCCAAGTGAATCTGACCCGACACAATGTCCAGGGAAGAGATTCTGGGGTGTATTACTGTGCTGGAGCTATGCATCAGAAATTCACCTTCCTGAGTGGGGTGAGGCTGATCGTCTTAG GAACTTCTGGGCCAAGACTTTCCCTCCTTGCTCCTTCCGCTGCAGAAGACACGGAGCTCTCCCACCACGtccccctcctctgcctcctgaCTGACGCAAACCCTGATGAGGATACTTTCTCCTGGGATATTGGTGGGGAAACCTCTGAGGACCAGAAGGATGGTTACATGATCGATGGGGAAGGAGACTTCACCATTTGGAGTCTGAAACTGATTCCTCAAGAGAGATGGAGCCAAGGGGTGGCTTATTCCTGTTCAGACCAGGAGAAAAGAAATATCAGTGCAGTGGTCCCTTTGAACACAGTGTCGGCAG GAACCTGCTTCCTTACATTGTATTATAGAGTTCCCTGCTTGGTCATCATCCTGTGGATCCCACCGCTGGTCCTCTGCTTCAGAAAGCGTTTGGGCAGAG CTGAATAG
- the LOC144325824 gene encoding uncharacterized protein LOC144325824 isoform X1, translating into MVLHFAAMILLLLHTAGSQGITEFPQRLARISAPPGATVNISCNIPEETFMSVVSWYKEEQEGGLRKIADIYTTQKPGAKTPSQVNLTRHNVQGRDSGVYYCAGAMHQKFTFLSGVRLIVLGTSGPRLSLLAPSAAEDTELSHHVPLLCLLTDANPDEDTFSWDIGGETSEDQKDGYMIDGEGDFTIWSLKLIPQERWSQGVAYSCSDQEKRNISAVVPLNTVSAAGTCFLTLYYRVPCLVIILWIPPLVLCFRKRLGRAE; encoded by the exons ATGGTCTTGCATTTTGCAGCGATGATTCTGCTCCTTCTGCATA ctgctggatcacAGGGGATCACCGAATTCCCGCAGAGGCTGGCAAGGATCTCAGCACCTCCTGGCGCCACTGTCAACATCAGCTGCAACATTCCAGAAGAAACTTTTATGTCGGTAGTGAGCTGGTACAAAGAGGAACAGGAAGGGGGACTGCGTAAGATTGCAGACATTTATACCACTCAAAAACCAGGAGCAAAAACCCCAAGCCAAGTGAATCTGACCCGACACAATGTCCAGGGAAGAGATTCTGGGGTGTATTACTGTGCTGGAGCTATGCATCAGAAATTCACCTTCCTGAGTGGGGTGAGGCTGATCGTCTTAG GAACTTCTGGGCCAAGACTTTCCCTCCTTGCTCCTTCCGCTGCAGAAGACACGGAGCTCTCCCACCACGtccccctcctctgcctcctgaCTGACGCAAACCCTGATGAGGATACTTTCTCCTGGGATATTGGTGGGGAAACCTCTGAGGACCAGAAGGATGGTTACATGATCGATGGGGAAGGAGACTTCACCATTTGGAGTCTGAAACTGATTCCTCAAGAGAGATGGAGCCAAGGGGTGGCTTATTCCTGTTCAGACCAGGAGAAAAGAAATATCAGTGCAGTGGTCCCTTTGAACACAGTGTCGGCAG CAGGAACCTGCTTCCTTACATTGTATTATAGAGTTCCCTGCTTGGTCATCATCCTGTGGATCCCACCGCTGGTCCTCTGCTTCAGAAAGCGTTTGGGCAGAG CTGAATAG